The proteins below come from a single Sander vitreus isolate 19-12246 chromosome 15, sanVit1, whole genome shotgun sequence genomic window:
- the tmed1a gene encoding transmembrane emp24 domain-containing protein 1a: MHCGWRMISVSAELCLLACLILTVDLTLGLGPKKDMEFTFILSAGSTECFYQTTAKNDSMEVEYQVIAGSGLDVGFALISPSGYRLVSDFRRSDGTHMVDLTEGGDYRLCFDNSFSKLSVKMVFFEVIINGQSSAGGGQNEWADVATTESMLEYKLEDIRTRMDSVYQHLERSRQVLTVLRALEARDCYLLEDNLWQVSFWSCLNLLVMLTVAVTQIYTLQRLFDDTKRVCT, from the exons ATGCACTGCGGGTGGAGGATGATAAGTGTGTCTGCTGAGCTCTGTTTGCTGGCTTGTTTAATTCTGACTGTGGACTTGACTTTGGGTTTAGGGCCAAAGAAAGACATGGAGTTTACATTTATATTATCTGCTGGCAGCACAGAGTGTTTTTACCAAACTACAGCGAAGAACGACAGCATGGAAGTTGAATACCAG GTGATAGCTGGGTCAGGTCTGGATGTTGGCTTTGCCCTCATTTCACCCAGCGGATACCGGCTGGTCTCTGACTTCAGAAGATCTGATGGCACTCACAT GGTGGACCTCACAGAGGGTGGAGACTACCGGTTATGTTTCGACAACAGCTTTAGTAAACTCTCAGTGAAGATGGTGTTCTTTGAGGTGATTATTAATGGTCAGAGTAGTGCAGGCGGAGGCCAAAATGAGTGGGCAGACGTGGCCACGACAGAGAGCATGTTGGAGTATAAACTGGAGGACATAAGG ACGAGGATGGACTCTGTGTACCAGCACCTGGAGAGGAGCCGTCAGGTCCTCACTGTGCTGCGGGCCTTAGAGGCGAGGGACTGCTACCTTCTGGAGGACAACCTGTGGCAGGTATCCTTCTGGTCCTGCCTCAACCTGCTTGTCATGCTCACCGTCGCTGTCACTCAAATCTACACCCTGCAACGCCTCTTTGATGACACCAAGCGGGTCTGCACATAG
- the LOC144530647 gene encoding uncharacterized protein LOC144530647 produces the protein MPQHTQHSLIPVLLLWITVLSIVQVVFIVLFFTAGHHDLSQNSDTVAPERPLQFQANNTPAPPSNHGLPLGKGLMLTFKITEVSRSITLVPKNPHQGLVSEEGGTILKIKKDGYFFLNLRVTLLSCNACGSQHTVGLKLEDKCILQGGINKNTRSTGLGKVEVLPAGVTLEVIVNLPADAQIDEDNSHLDIIYMLKP, from the exons ATGCCACAGCATACTCAGCATTCCCTAATCCCCGTCCTCCTGTTGTGGATCACCGTCCTTTCCATTGTCCAGGTTGTGTTTATCGTCCTCTTCTTCACAGCTGGACATCATGACCTG TCTCAGAACAGTGACACTGTAGCACCAGAGCGCCCATTGCAATTCCAGGCAAACAATACGCCTGCG CCCCCATCCAACCATGGACTTCCCTTGGGCAAAGGCTTAATGCTGACCTTTAAGATTACTGAAG TCAGTAGGAGCATTACATTGGTACCAAAGAATCCACATCAAGGCCTGGTCTCAGAAGAAGGAGGAACAATTCTGAAAATAAAGAAGGATGGATATTTCTTTCTAAATCTTCGGGTGACACTGTTATCATGTAACGCATGTGGATCACAGCACACAGTCGGTCTGAAGTTGGAGGACAAATGTATCCTGCAGGGTGggattaacaaaaacacacgcAGCACCGGCCTTGGCAAGGTAGAGGTCCTTCCTGCTGGAGTCACCCTGGAGGTCATCGTCAACCTGCCAGCCGATGCTCAAATTGATGAAGATAATTCTCACTTGGATATCATCTACATGCTCAAGCCTTAG
- the tnfsf14a gene encoding tumor necrosis factor ligand superfamily member 14 codes for MSKDGYPSAYVVDTHATRPPLPPRLSQGRQRAGVAQTLLILLVSVALCGMAIEACFIYHLYQPKSAPSASSSKLIAGQVITPPTKSPSLVLPSKPVAHLTDGQDVVHGNEIMAWSMNADPLLYEMDYKDGGLVIQKEGYYYVYSKVSFFVTDSFNHSVNRKTDRYFGGVIPLLMSRKYSEKFRKMRYNSYLGGVFHLTKDDVIFVKVSNTSNIRRHNSFENIFGAYMI; via the exons ATGTCCAAGGATGGATACCCCTCTGCGTATGTGGTGGACACCCATGCCACCCGGCCTCCACTGCCACCCAGGCTGAGCCAAGGGCGACAGCGTGCCGGGGTAGCACAGACCCTGCTGATCCTGCTGGTAAGCGTGGCGTTGTGCGGCATGGCCATAGAAGCCTGCTTCATCTACCATCTCTACCAACCTAAATCT GCCCCCTCAGCATCGTCCTCTAAGCTCATTGCAG GTCAAGTCATTACTCCTCCCACTAAAAGTCCCAGTCTCGTTCTTCCTTCCAAACCGGTTGCACATCTGACAG ATGGACAAGATGTAGTTCATGGAAATGAGATCATGGCATGGAGCATGAATGCAGACCCTCTCCTCTATGAAATGGACTACAAAGACGGAGGTCTCGTCATTCAGAAGGAGGGTTATTACTATGTCTATTCCAAGGTTTCCTTCTTTGTCACTGATAGTTTTAACCACTCTGTTAATCGGAAAACTGACCGGTACTTTGGGGGAGTTATTCCCCTCCTGATGTCCAGAAAATACTCAGAGAAGTTCAGGAAAATGCGATACAACAGTTACCTGGGTGGAGTGTTTCACCTCACAAAAGATGATGTCATTTTTGTAAAAGTGAGCAATACCTCAAACATTCGGCGACACAATTCCTTTGAGAACATCTTCGGTGCATATATGATATAA